A genomic segment from Bacillus cereus G9842 encodes:
- the msrA gene encoding peptide-methionine (S)-S-oxide reductase MsrA → MSEKTYELATFAGGCFWCMVKPFDELPGIHKVLSGYAGGHVENPTYEQVKTGTSGHLEVVQITFDPSIFPYQKLLDLYWPQIDPTDDGGQFFDRGPSYRTAIFYHNETQKGLAEKSKQALAESSMFKDPIVTEIRPAAPFYEADDYHQHFYKKNPEKYATEQKESGREDFIKENWQKK, encoded by the coding sequence ATGTCCGAAAAAACATACGAACTCGCAACCTTCGCAGGCGGTTGCTTTTGGTGCATGGTAAAACCATTTGATGAACTTCCTGGTATTCATAAAGTACTTTCTGGCTATGCAGGAGGTCATGTAGAAAACCCAACATATGAACAAGTAAAAACCGGAACATCTGGACATTTAGAAGTTGTTCAAATTACATTCGATCCTTCTATTTTTCCTTATCAGAAATTACTAGACTTATATTGGCCACAAATCGATCCAACTGATGATGGCGGACAATTCTTTGACCGTGGTCCATCTTATCGTACCGCTATTTTTTATCATAACGAAACACAAAAAGGGCTTGCTGAAAAATCAAAACAAGCTCTTGCAGAAAGCAGTATGTTTAAAGATCCAATCGTGACTGAAATTCGTCCTGCTGCACCTTTTTACGAAGCAGATGACTACCACCAACATTTCTATAAAAAGAATCCAGAGAAATATGCTACTGAGCAAAAAGAATCTGGCCGTGAAGACTTTATTAAAGAAAATTGGCAAAAAAAATAA
- the ilvD gene encoding dihydroxy-acid dehydratase produces the protein MRSDMIKKGFDKAPHRSLLKATGLKDEDFDKPFIAICNSFIEIIPGHKHLNEFGKLVKEAVRAAGMVPFEFNTIGVDDGIAMGHIGMRYSLPSREIIADSVETVVNAHWFDGMICIPNCDKITPGMMMAALRINIPTVFVSGGPMAAGKTSKGEVVDLSSVFEGVGAYQSGKISEEELKDIEDHGCPSCGSCSGMFTANSMNCLCEVLGLALPGNGSILAIDPRREELIKQAAEKLKILIERDIKPRDIVTEEAIDDAFALDMAMGGSTNTVLHTLALAQEAGLDYDMNRIDAVSRRVPHLCKVSPASNWHMEDIDRAGGISAILKEISRKEGVLHLDRITATGQTLRENIAHAEIKDKEVIHSLENPHSEEGGLRILKGNLAKDGAVIKSGATEVKRFEGPCVIFNSQDEALAGIMLGKVKKGDVVVIRYEGPRGGPGMPEMLAPTSAIAGMGLGADVALLTDGRFSGASRGISVGHISPEAAAGGTIALLEQGDIVCIDVEERLLEVRVSDEELDKRKKEWKRPEAKVKTGWLGRYAQMVTSANTGAVLKIPDFD, from the coding sequence ATGAGAAGTGACATGATTAAAAAAGGTTTTGATAAAGCGCCGCACCGTAGTTTATTAAAAGCAACTGGTTTGAAAGATGAAGATTTTGATAAACCTTTCATAGCGATTTGTAATTCTTTTATTGAAATTATTCCAGGGCATAAGCACTTGAACGAGTTTGGGAAACTTGTAAAAGAGGCAGTTCGCGCGGCAGGTATGGTACCATTCGAATTCAATACGATTGGAGTTGACGATGGTATTGCGATGGGACATATCGGTATGCGTTATTCTCTTCCGAGTCGTGAAATTATTGCAGATTCAGTAGAAACGGTTGTAAATGCACACTGGTTTGACGGCATGATTTGTATCCCAAATTGTGACAAAATTACACCTGGTATGATGATGGCTGCACTACGTATTAACATTCCGACTGTGTTTGTTTCAGGCGGCCCGATGGCAGCAGGAAAAACATCTAAAGGAGAAGTTGTCGATTTAAGTTCTGTTTTTGAAGGAGTAGGAGCTTATCAATCTGGGAAAATTTCAGAAGAAGAATTAAAGGATATTGAAGATCATGGCTGTCCATCTTGTGGTTCTTGTTCCGGAATGTTTACGGCGAACTCTATGAACTGTTTATGTGAAGTGTTAGGTTTAGCTCTTCCTGGTAACGGGAGTATTTTAGCAATTGATCCAAGACGTGAAGAGTTAATTAAACAAGCAGCAGAGAAATTAAAAATTTTAATTGAAAGAGATATTAAACCAAGAGACATCGTAACGGAAGAAGCGATTGATGATGCGTTCGCGCTTGATATGGCAATGGGTGGATCAACGAATACAGTATTGCACACATTAGCTCTCGCACAAGAAGCGGGTTTAGATTACGATATGAATCGCATTGATGCCGTTTCAAGACGTGTACCACATTTATGTAAAGTAAGCCCTGCTTCCAATTGGCACATGGAAGATATTGATCGAGCGGGTGGGATTAGTGCAATTTTGAAAGAGATAAGCCGAAAAGAAGGGGTGCTTCATCTAGACCGAATAACGGCTACCGGGCAGACGTTAAGAGAAAACATTGCTCATGCAGAGATTAAAGATAAGGAAGTTATTCATTCTCTCGAAAACCCTCATAGTGAAGAAGGGGGATTACGTATATTAAAAGGAAACCTTGCGAAAGATGGAGCGGTTATTAAAAGCGGTGCAACAGAGGTAAAGCGTTTTGAAGGACCTTGCGTTATTTTTAATTCACAAGATGAGGCGCTTGCGGGCATTATGCTTGGAAAAGTGAAGAAAGGCGATGTAGTTGTTATTCGCTATGAAGGACCAAGAGGTGGCCCTGGTATGCCAGAGATGTTAGCGCCAACTTCAGCGATTGCTGGAATGGGATTAGGTGCAGATGTTGCGCTATTAACGGATGGTCGTTTCTCGGGTGCTTCACGTGGTATTTCAGTAGGACATATTTCACCAGAAGCAGCTGCGGGTGGAACGATTGCACTTCTTGAACAAGGGGATATTGTATGTATTGATGTTGAAGAACGCTTGCTAGAAGTAAGAGTTAGTGATGAAGAATTAGATAAGCGTAAAAAAGAATGGAAACGACCAGAAGCGAAAGTGAAAACTGGCTGGCTTGGACGTTATGCACAGATGGTAACATCGGCGAATACAGGTGCAGTTCTAAAAATCCCGGATTTTGATTGA
- the ilvE gene encoding branched-chain-amino-acid transaminase: MGNQYIYMNGEFVEKEKAVVSVYDHGFLYGDGVFEGIRSYGGNVFCLKEHVKRLYESAKSILLTVPLTVDEMEEAVLQTLQKNEYADAYIRLIVSRGKGDLGLDPRSCVKPSVIIIAEQLKLFPQEFYDNGLSVVSVASRRNTPDALDPRIKSMNYLNNVLVKIEAAQAGVLEALMLNQQGYVCEGSGDNVFVVKDGKVLTPPSYLGALEGITRNSVIELCERLSIPCEERPFTRHDVYVADEVFLTGTAAELIPVVKVDSREIGDGKPGSVTKQLTEEFKKLTRERGVRVPGLTESLA; encoded by the coding sequence ATGGGAAACCAGTACATTTACATGAATGGGGAATTTGTAGAAAAAGAAAAGGCAGTTGTTTCAGTATATGATCACGGCTTTTTATACGGAGACGGTGTATTTGAAGGGATTCGTAGTTACGGAGGAAATGTATTTTGTTTAAAAGAACATGTAAAACGATTATATGAATCGGCAAAATCTATTTTACTTACAGTCCCACTGACAGTTGACGAAATGGAAGAAGCAGTTTTACAAACGTTGCAAAAAAATGAGTATGCGGATGCTTACATTCGTTTAATTGTTTCACGAGGAAAAGGTGACTTAGGGCTCGACCCTAGAAGTTGTGTGAAACCGAGCGTTATTATCATTGCAGAACAATTAAAGTTATTCCCTCAGGAATTTTACGATAATGGATTAAGCGTTGTATCTGTTGCATCAAGACGTAATACGCCAGATGCATTAGATCCACGCATTAAGTCAATGAACTACTTAAATAACGTACTTGTAAAAATTGAAGCGGCACAAGCAGGAGTGTTAGAGGCTCTTATGTTAAATCAACAAGGATATGTTTGTGAAGGTTCTGGCGATAATGTTTTCGTTGTGAAAGATGGAAAAGTATTAACCCCACCATCCTATTTAGGAGCATTAGAAGGTATTACGAGAAATAGTGTTATCGAGCTATGTGAACGACTGAGTATTCCATGTGAGGAAAGACCATTCACTCGCCATGATGTATATGTAGCGGATGAAGTATTTTTAACAGGAACAGCAGCGGAGTTAATTCCAGTTGTAAAAGTTGATTCGAGAGAAATTGGAGATGGGAAACCAGGAAGTGTAACGAAACAATTGACCGAAGAATTTAAAAAATTAACGAGAGAAAGAGGAGTACGTGTTCCCGGGCTGACGGAAAGCTTAGCATAA
- the ilvB gene encoding acetolactate synthase large subunit, giving the protein MKQQYTAYEKLQCEEMTGAGHVIQCLKKLGVTTVFGYPGGAILPVYNALYESGLKHVLTRHEQAAIHAAEGYARASGKVGVVFATSGPGATNLVTGLADAYMDSIPLVVITGQVATPLIGKDGFQEADVVGITVPVTKHNYQVRDVNHVSRIVQEAFYIAESGRPGPVLIDIPKDVQNAKVTSFFNEEVDIPGYKPELVPDSMKLREVAKAISKSKRPLLYIGGGVIHSGGSDELFEFARENRIPVVSTLMGLGAYPPGDPLFLGMLGMHGTYAANMAVTECDLLLALGVRFDDRVTGKLELFSPHSKKVHIDIDPSEFHKNVTVEHPIVGDVKKALHMLLHMSIYTQTDEWLQKVKAWKEEYPLSYKQKESELKPQHVINLVSELTNGEAIVTTEVGQHQMWAAHFYKARKPRTFLTSGGLGTMGFGFPAAIGAQLAKKEELVICIAGDASFQMNIQELQTIAENNIPVKVFIINNKFLGMVRQWQEMFYENRLSESKIGSPDFVKVAEAYGVKGLRATNSTEAKQVMLEAFAHEGPAVVDFCVEEGENVFPMVPPNKGNNEMIMKRWEE; this is encoded by the coding sequence ATGAAGCAGCAGTATACAGCGTATGAGAAGTTACAGTGTGAAGAAATGACAGGCGCTGGGCACGTGATTCAATGTTTGAAGAAATTGGGTGTAACGACCGTTTTCGGCTATCCAGGCGGAGCGATCTTACCAGTATACAATGCGTTATACGAAAGTGGTTTGAAACATGTTTTAACTCGTCATGAACAAGCTGCCATTCATGCGGCTGAAGGATATGCGAGAGCTTCTGGAAAGGTCGGGGTAGTCTTTGCTACCTCTGGCCCAGGGGCGACAAATTTAGTTACCGGCTTAGCAGACGCTTATATGGATTCGATTCCTTTAGTTGTCATTACCGGCCAAGTTGCAACGCCTTTAATTGGTAAAGATGGATTTCAAGAAGCGGATGTTGTCGGAATTACAGTACCTGTTACGAAGCATAATTACCAAGTTCGTGATGTAAATCATGTATCACGAATTGTGCAAGAAGCTTTTTACATCGCCGAAAGCGGACGCCCGGGACCAGTATTAATCGATATTCCAAAAGATGTTCAAAATGCAAAAGTCACCAGTTTCTTTAATGAAGAAGTTGATATTCCGGGGTACAAACCAGAACTTGTACCAGACAGCATGAAACTTAGAGAGGTAGCTAAAGCAATTTCAAAATCAAAGCGTCCGCTTCTTTATATTGGGGGAGGTGTCATTCATTCAGGTGGATCCGATGAACTTTTTGAATTCGCAAGGGAGAACCGTATTCCAGTCGTTTCAACTTTAATGGGACTTGGTGCATATCCACCGGGAGATCCATTGTTTTTAGGGATGCTTGGTATGCATGGGACATACGCTGCTAATATGGCGGTAACAGAATGTGATTTACTACTTGCATTAGGTGTTCGCTTCGATGATCGTGTAACAGGAAAATTAGAACTTTTTTCTCCGCACTCGAAAAAAGTACATATTGATATTGATCCTTCTGAGTTTCATAAAAATGTAACTGTAGAGCATCCCATTGTTGGTGATGTGAAAAAAGCGTTACACATGTTGTTACATATGTCTATTTATACACAAACAGACGAATGGCTTCAGAAAGTAAAGGCATGGAAAGAAGAATATCCACTTTCTTATAAGCAAAAAGAATCTGAGTTAAAACCACAGCATGTGATCAACTTAGTAAGTGAATTAACGAATGGTGAAGCGATTGTCACAACAGAAGTAGGACAGCATCAAATGTGGGCTGCTCACTTCTATAAAGCAAGAAAACCTCGGACGTTCCTTACCTCTGGAGGATTAGGAACGATGGGGTTTGGTTTTCCAGCAGCAATTGGTGCTCAGCTAGCTAAAAAAGAAGAACTTGTCATTTGTATTGCAGGTGATGCTTCTTTTCAAATGAACATTCAAGAACTACAAACAATTGCTGAAAATAACATCCCTGTAAAAGTATTTATCATAAATAACAAATTTTTAGGGATGGTAAGGCAATGGCAAGAAATGTTTTATGAAAATCGTTTATCAGAATCAAAAATTGGATCGCCAGATTTTGTGAAAGTGGCAGAAGCTTATGGAGTGAAGGGATTAAGAGCGACAAATTCAACAGAGGCGAAACAAGTGATGTTAGAAGCATTTGCTCATGAAGGTCCTGCCGTAGTTGATTTTTGTGTAGAAGAAGGTGAAAACGTATTTCCGATGGTTCCGCCAAACAAAGGGAATAACGAAATGATTATGAAGAGGTGGGAAGAATGA
- a CDS encoding RCC1 domain-containing protein, with the protein MDYILPKEKLKRWPKDTIAAGRGHTVGLKSDGTVVAVGRSKEGECNVCGWRDIEAVAAGNVHMATNTGNAHTIGLTCDNTAIAVGWNKHEQCDVNDWHNIVAVAAGWRRTIGLKSDGTVVAVGRNKEGECNVSSWQGIVAVTAGDWHTVGLKLDGTLTTVGNNRYGQCNVSSWRGIVSVKAGYLHTVGLKRDGTVTAVGNDKHNQCDVSGWIDIVAIAAGTNHTIGLKLDGTVVAVGWNEYGQCNVSDWRDIVAIAAGCAHTVGLKSDGTVVAVGNNEFGQCDVGSWRDIRSPGK; encoded by the coding sequence ATGGATTACATTTTACCGAAAGAAAAATTGAAGCGATGGCCAAAAGATACGATAGCGGCGGGGCGTGGTCATACTGTTGGTCTTAAATCGGATGGCACGGTAGTAGCGGTGGGCCGGAGTAAAGAAGGAGAATGCAATGTATGTGGCTGGCGAGATATTGAAGCAGTTGCAGCAGGCAATGTTCATATGGCGACGAACACAGGTAATGCTCACACAATCGGTCTTACATGTGACAATACTGCGATAGCAGTGGGTTGGAATAAGCATGAACAATGTGATGTAAACGATTGGCATAATATTGTAGCGGTTGCGGCAGGGTGGCGTCGTACTATTGGCCTTAAATCGGATGGCACGGTAGTAGCGGTCGGCCGAAATAAAGAAGGAGAATGCAATGTAAGCAGTTGGCAAGGTATTGTGGCAGTCACAGCGGGTGACTGGCATACAGTCGGTCTTAAATTGGACGGCACATTGACGACTGTGGGAAATAATCGATATGGTCAATGCAATGTAAGTAGCTGGCGAGGTATTGTATCGGTCAAGGCTGGGTATCTTCATACTGTTGGTCTTAAACGAGACGGTACGGTGACAGCAGTGGGGAATGATAAACATAACCAGTGTGATGTGAGTGGCTGGATAGATATTGTAGCAATAGCGGCTGGTACGAATCATACAATCGGACTAAAATTAGACGGTACCGTGGTGGCCGTGGGCTGGAATGAGTATGGTCAATGTAACGTAAGCGATTGGCGCGATATTGTAGCGATAGCGGCTGGTTGTGCACATACAGTCGGACTAAAATCAGACGGCACGGTGGTCGCGGTAGGTAATAATGAATTTGGCCAATGTGATGTAGGTAGCTGGCGCGACATTCGGTCGCCTGGCAAATAG
- a CDS encoding ACT domain-containing protein, with protein sequence MSHTFSLVIHNEPSVLLRISGIFARRGYYISSLHLNERDTSGVSEMKLTAVCTENEATLLVSQLKKLIDVLQVNKL encoded by the coding sequence ATGAGTCATACTTTTTCACTCGTTATTCATAACGAGCCAAGCGTCTTATTACGTATAAGTGGGATTTTTGCTCGGCGTGGTTATTATATTTCTTCTTTACATTTAAATGAAAGAGATACAAGTGGTGTTTCTGAAATGAAACTCACAGCAGTTTGTACTGAAAATGAAGCGACATTACTTGTTAGTCAGTTGAAAAAATTAATTGATGTACTGCAAGTAAATAAATTATAA
- a CDS encoding polysaccharide deacetylase family protein, with protein MRKKIIITIVTLFFIITALFGTYKLMNARSFQLFGDLTQRVETNEKVIALTFDDGPTNNVKQILPLLDKYNAKATFFLIGNELEKSLSLGEAIAQSGHQLGNHTYSHKRMIFKTPSFIKDEIEKTNSLIRQTGFTDEIDFRPPNGKKLIGLPYYLNKNNIETIIWDLEPDTFYKSAADKIKYVNKNVKPGSIILLHSMYDESDDNLKTIEGILDSLSKKGYQFVTVNELQKRAK; from the coding sequence ATGAGGAAAAAAATTATCATTACAATCGTTACACTATTCTTTATTATCACGGCATTATTCGGAACATACAAATTGATGAACGCAAGAAGCTTTCAATTATTTGGAGATTTAACACAACGCGTAGAAACAAATGAAAAAGTGATCGCTTTAACTTTTGATGATGGCCCTACTAACAATGTAAAACAAATATTACCATTACTAGATAAATACAACGCTAAAGCTACTTTCTTTTTAATTGGAAATGAATTAGAGAAAAGTCTATCATTAGGAGAAGCTATCGCGCAATCTGGGCACCAGCTTGGAAACCATACATATTCTCATAAAAGAATGATTTTCAAAACACCTTCTTTTATTAAAGATGAAATAGAAAAAACGAATTCATTAATCCGCCAAACAGGATTTACAGACGAAATTGATTTTAGACCGCCTAACGGAAAAAAATTAATTGGACTACCCTATTATTTAAATAAAAATAATATTGAAACGATTATATGGGATCTTGAGCCCGATACTTTTTATAAATCTGCGGCTGATAAAATTAAATATGTTAATAAAAATGTAAAACCAGGTTCTATCATTTTACTGCATTCTATGTATGATGAGTCTGATGACAATTTAAAAACGATTGAAGGTATTTTAGATTCTTTATCTAAGAAGGGCTATCAGTTCGTAACAGTAAATGAATTGCAAAAAAGAGCAAAATAA
- a CDS encoding DUF421 domain-containing protein: MNHLGQITIELFVGFFVLLIATKILGKTQISQLTPFDFISAIVLGELVGNTIYDPEVKVWSILYAVLVWTVLIYAIEVITQKYRGTRRFFEGYPSIIIRNGYIDRDQLKSNHLDINQLQQMLRQQKDIFSIREVEYMILEPNGNISVLKKSKYESPTINDLSLKHKPVYLPISLISDGKVVKDNLREAGFDEGWLYKQIKQKGITKFEDVLYAEWKTDDGFFCQEMQR, encoded by the coding sequence ATGAATCATCTTGGACAAATAACGATAGAACTTTTTGTTGGTTTTTTTGTTTTATTAATTGCTACTAAAATATTAGGGAAAACACAAATATCGCAGCTAACACCTTTTGATTTTATTTCTGCCATTGTACTCGGAGAATTGGTTGGAAATACGATATATGACCCTGAAGTGAAAGTCTGGTCCATTTTATATGCGGTACTAGTATGGACAGTATTAATTTACGCAATAGAAGTGATAACGCAAAAATATAGGGGGACAAGAAGGTTTTTTGAAGGATATCCTTCTATTATTATTCGTAATGGATATATTGACAGAGATCAATTAAAATCGAATCATTTGGATATAAACCAATTACAACAAATGCTTAGGCAACAAAAAGATATATTTTCAATCCGAGAAGTTGAATATATGATATTGGAACCTAATGGAAACATAAGCGTTCTGAAAAAAAGTAAATACGAATCTCCTACTATAAATGATTTAAGTTTAAAACATAAGCCTGTATACTTACCAATTTCATTAATTAGTGATGGGAAAGTAGTTAAGGATAATTTGAGGGAAGCAGGATTTGATGAAGGGTGGCTTTATAAACAAATAAAGCAAAAAGGAATTACTAAATTTGAAGACGTATTATATGCGGAATGGAAAACAGATGATGGCTTCTTTTGTCAGGAAATGCAGCGGTAG
- a CDS encoding FusB/FusC family EF-G-binding protein, whose product MEAFIRSDQYNFIKSQAYILANGHATANDRGVIQALKSLAIEKIIHVFENLTDEQKELIDTVLTVQNREDAESFLMKINPYVIPFQEVTAQTLKKLFPKAKKLKLPDMEELDMKELSYLSWIDKGSSRKFIIAKNDKNKFVGLQGTFQSLNKKSICSLCHGHEEVGMFLVEIKGDVPGTFVKKGNYICKDGVACNLNMKSLDKLNDFIDRLKK is encoded by the coding sequence ATGGAAGCGTTTATTAGAAGTGATCAATATAATTTTATAAAATCACAAGCTTATATTTTAGCAAACGGGCATGCAACGGCAAACGATAGAGGTGTAATTCAAGCGTTAAAATCACTTGCGATTGAAAAGATAATACATGTATTTGAGAATTTAACCGATGAACAGAAAGAGTTAATTGATACGGTATTAACAGTTCAAAATAGAGAAGATGCAGAATCATTTTTAATGAAAATAAATCCGTATGTAATTCCGTTTCAAGAAGTTACAGCACAAACATTAAAAAAATTATTTCCTAAAGCAAAAAAGCTAAAACTTCCCGATATGGAAGAACTGGATATGAAAGAATTATCTTATTTAAGCTGGATTGACAAAGGATCAAGCAGGAAATTTATTATAGCGAAAAATGATAAAAATAAGTTTGTTGGTCTGCAAGGAACGTTCCAAAGTTTAAATAAAAAAAGTATTTGTTCATTATGTCATGGGCATGAAGAAGTAGGGATGTTTTTAGTTGAAATTAAAGGTGATGTACCAGGAACTTTCGTTAAAAAGGGAAACTACATTTGCAAAGATGGTGTAGCTTGCAATCTGAATATGAAATCGCTAGATAAATTGAACGATTTTATTGACCGCTTGAAGAAATAA
- a CDS encoding SDR family oxidoreductase, with product MLKGKVALVTGASRGIGRAIAKRLANDGALVAVHYGNRKDDAEETVHEIQSNGGQAFSIGANLESLHGVENLYKALDTELQKRTGETQFDILINNAGIGPGAFIEETTEQFFDRMFSVNAKAPFFIIQQALPRLRDNSRIINISSAATRISLPDFVAYSMTKGAINTMTFTLAKQLGARGITVNAILPGFIKTDMNAELLSDPMMKQYATTISAFNRLGEVEDIADTAAFLASPDSRWVTGQLIDVSGGSCL from the coding sequence ATGTTAAAAGGGAAAGTAGCGTTAGTTACAGGAGCAAGCCGAGGAATTGGACGAGCGATCGCTAAACGTTTAGCAAATGACGGTGCATTGGTTGCTGTTCATTACGGTAATCGAAAAGATGACGCTGAAGAAACTGTTCATGAAATTCAATCAAATGGTGGCCAAGCTTTTTCTATCGGCGCAAATTTAGAATCCTTACATGGTGTAGAAAACCTTTATAAAGCTTTAGATACTGAATTACAAAAGCGCACTGGTGAAACACAATTTGATATTTTAATAAACAATGCTGGCATTGGTCCTGGTGCTTTTATTGAAGAAACGACTGAACAATTTTTTGATAGAATGTTTTCAGTAAATGCAAAAGCACCATTCTTTATCATTCAACAAGCACTGCCACGTTTACGTGACAATAGCCGAATTATTAATATTTCATCCGCTGCGACCCGCATTTCTTTACCTGATTTTGTTGCATATAGTATGACGAAAGGCGCTATTAATACAATGACTTTTACACTAGCAAAACAGCTTGGAGCACGAGGAATAACGGTGAATGCAATACTTCCAGGATTTATTAAAACAGATATGAATGCAGAACTCTTGAGCGACCCGATGATGAAGCAGTACGCTACTACTATTTCCGCTTTCAATCGCTTAGGTGAAGTAGAAGACATTGCCGATACTGCTGCATTTCTTGCTTCTCCAGACAGCCGCTGGGTTACTGGACAATTAATTGATGTGAGCGGAGGATCTTGTTTATAA
- a CDS encoding CD3324 family protein, which produces MKYVKANAVLPESLITEIQKYIQGETIYIPKQETKHYKWGTRSGGRKQLDERNKAIKEAFKSGIAIHQLAEEYFLSGETIKKIVYSK; this is translated from the coding sequence ATGAAATACGTAAAAGCTAATGCTGTTTTACCAGAGAGTTTAATTACTGAAATTCAAAAGTATATACAAGGTGAAACAATTTACATTCCGAAACAAGAAACGAAACATTATAAATGGGGTACACGATCTGGCGGAAGAAAACAACTAGATGAAAGAAATAAAGCAATTAAAGAAGCGTTTAAAAGTGGGATTGCTATTCATCAACTTGCAGAAGAATATTTTCTTTCTGGGGAAACGATTAAAAAGATTGTGTATTCTAAATAA
- the ilvC gene encoding ketol-acid reductoisomerase, which yields MKTYYEKDANVELLQGKTVAVVGYGSQGHAQAQNLRDSGVEVVVGVRPGKSYEVAKADGFEVMSVSEAVRTAQVVQMLLPDEQQAYVYKAEVEENLREGHMLLFSHGFNIHFGQINPPSYVDVAMVAPKSPGHLVRRVFQEGNGVPALVAVHQDATGTALSLALAYAKGVGCTRAGVIETTFQEETETDLFGEQAVLCGGVTALVKAGFETLTEGGYRPEIAYFECLHELKLIVDLMYEGGLTNMRHSISDTAEFGDYVTGSRIVTDETKKEMKRVLTEIQQGEFAKKWILENQAGRPTYNAMKKAERNHQLEKVGAELREMMSWIHAPKELVKK from the coding sequence ATGAAAACATATTATGAGAAAGATGCAAATGTAGAGTTATTACAAGGAAAAACTGTTGCAGTAGTTGGTTATGGATCACAAGGTCATGCGCAAGCACAAAATTTACGTGATTCTGGTGTAGAAGTTGTAGTTGGTGTTCGTCCTGGTAAGTCGTATGAAGTAGCGAAAGCAGATGGATTTGAAGTAATGTCTGTTTCAGAAGCGGTTCGAACCGCACAAGTTGTACAAATGTTATTGCCAGATGAACAGCAAGCTTATGTGTATAAAGCAGAGGTAGAAGAGAATCTTCGTGAAGGACACATGTTACTTTTCTCACATGGATTTAATATTCACTTCGGACAAATTAACCCGCCAAGTTACGTAGATGTAGCGATGGTCGCGCCAAAAAGTCCAGGTCACCTCGTTCGTCGTGTATTTCAAGAAGGAAATGGTGTTCCGGCATTAGTGGCAGTACATCAAGATGCAACAGGAACAGCATTAAGTTTAGCTCTTGCGTATGCAAAAGGTGTAGGCTGTACACGTGCAGGCGTAATTGAAACGACATTCCAAGAAGAAACAGAGACGGATTTATTCGGAGAGCAAGCAGTGCTTTGCGGCGGGGTAACTGCGCTTGTGAAAGCTGGTTTTGAAACATTAACAGAAGGTGGATATCGACCTGAAATTGCATACTTTGAATGTTTGCATGAATTAAAGTTAATTGTTGATTTAATGTACGAAGGCGGTTTAACGAATATGCGCCATTCTATTTCAGATACGGCAGAGTTCGGAGATTATGTAACAGGATCGAGAATTGTTACAGATGAAACGAAGAAGGAAATGAAGCGTGTTTTGACAGAAATTCAGCAAGGTGAATTTGCGAAGAAATGGATTTTAGAAAATCAAGCAGGGCGTCCAACGTATAATGCGATGAAAAAAGCAGAGCGAAATCATCAGTTAGAAAAAGTAGGGGCAGAGCTTCGTGAAATGATGAGCTGGATTCATGCACCGAAAGAATTAGTGAAAAAATAG